The Coffea arabica cultivar ET-39 chromosome 8e, Coffea Arabica ET-39 HiFi, whole genome shotgun sequence genome window below encodes:
- the LOC140013009 gene encoding uncharacterized protein yields MLMGKGVREFEVGDWVYLRLQPYRQSSVAIRSNTKLSVKYYGPYMVEEKIGKVAYRLRLLASSKIHPVFHVSLLKKKIGDQISPVLQLLDIDAKGNLRLEPIAVLDRRIVKKRNVVTVQWLVHWWGTDPAEATWEDAEEIERQFPQFHS; encoded by the coding sequence ATGCTGATGGGAAAAGGAGTGAGAGAATTCGAGGTGGGAGATTGGGTGTATTTGAGGTTACAGCCTTACAGACAAAGTTCAGTAGCCATAAGGAGCAACACCAAACTGTCAGTTAAATACTATGGGCCCTATATGGTGGAGGAAAAGATTGGAAAGGTCGCATACAGGTTAAGGTTACTAGCAAGCTCTAAGATCCACCCAGTCTTTCATGTTTCCTTGTTGAAGAAGAAGATTGGGGACCAGATTAGCCCAGTTCTACAGCTACTAGACATTGATGCAAAAGGAAACTTGAGACTGGAACCAATAGCAGTGCTAGATAGGAGAATAGTTAAGAAACGGAATGTTGTAACAGTACAGTGGTTGGTTCATTGGTGGGGGACTGATCCAGCGGAGGCAACTTGGGAAGATGCTGAGGAAATTGAGAGGCAATTCCCTCAATTCCACTCTTGA